Proteins from one Amycolatopsis benzoatilytica AK 16/65 genomic window:
- a CDS encoding DUF2784 domain-containing protein produces MDATLAHILADATVAVHIVALAFIGFGGFLAWRWPKVIFVHVFFAFWGVLVNVTPIPCPLTALEDFFRHQQGLGDLPGGFNAYYLYGTVIPRSLLPAVVVVALTVLVISYVGAYHRWRARHHGPAHRVSLG; encoded by the coding sequence GGTCGCCGTGCACATCGTCGCGCTTGCCTTCATCGGCTTCGGCGGCTTCCTGGCCTGGCGGTGGCCGAAGGTCATTTTCGTGCACGTGTTCTTCGCATTCTGGGGTGTGCTGGTCAATGTCACGCCGATTCCTTGCCCGCTGACCGCCCTGGAAGACTTTTTCCGGCACCAGCAGGGACTCGGAGACTTGCCCGGCGGATTCAACGCCTACTACCTCTACGGCACCGTCATCCCGCGCTCCCTGCTGCCCGCGGTCGTCGTGGTGGCGCTGACGGTGCTGGTGATCTCCTACGTCGGCGCCTACCACCGCTGGCGCGCCCGTCACCACGGTCCGGCGCACCGCGTGAGCCTGGGCTGA